Genomic segment of Callithrix jacchus isolate 240 chromosome 9, calJac240_pri, whole genome shotgun sequence:
tctcaaaaaaaaaaaagaaaagaaaagaaaaaaagaaaggccgaggcaggcagatcacaaggttatgagtttgagaccagactggccaacatagtgaaaccccgtctctactagagattttaaaaaaaactagccgggcatggtggtgggtgcctgtacttccagccactcagaaggctgagacaagagaatcgcttaaacccaggaggtagaagttgtggtgagccaagattgcaccacataGTCTCAGAAGTGACTACCTCATCACTTCACCATCTTCTATTTGTTAGGAGTGAATCTCAAGACCCAGCCCAGTTAAGCAGAGGAAATTACAGCAGGGCACCAATGCCAAGATGTGGGCATCACCAGGAGCTATCTCTGAAGTCATCCTACCACACATACCAAAGCAAGGAAGGGAGCAGGAGGAACAAATGCCTtgacctctctctctttccatcctCCCATCTCCCACCTGTGTCTCCTGTTGGCCAAACTCAACTTGAAGCTAGAGGGCACAGGAGCCCAAGAGATACAGTCCATAGGCATCCTTCCAGACAGTGCAGAGATGAAAGAGAATAGACCTGAGGCACAGGGGAGAGAGGTACAATGAGCAGCACATGAGACAAGACACAGATCAGCGAGTTGACAGTCATCACAGAGGTCAGATACCCTAGAAGACAATGCACAGAGCCACCCCTCACCCATATCCATGAAGTCTGTCTCTTTCCTCTAATCTATGCATCTAATTCTTTCCCAGGCTCTATAATTTGGGGTAACATTCCTCCTGGGCCCTGTCATAGagtaataaaaatttctttctttttttttttttttttttgagacagagtctcacactgtctcccagctggagtgcagtggcatgataatggctcactgcaacctccacctcccaggttcaacctattctcctgcctaagcctcctgaatagctgggattacaggtgtctgccaccatgcccagctaattttttgtatttttagtagggacagcatttcaccatgttggccaggttgttctcaaactcctgacttcatgatttgcccgcctcggcccctcaaagtacaagcattataggcatgagccactacacccggccaacAAATGTCCCTACTTTTCACCTCATCCCTATTTATGTAATACTTGCCTCTTTAATTACTCAGGCCAGGAGGAAGACGTGGGAGAGGAAAGGGCTATGCAGTGACATTTGGAAAGACCCTGCTCTGTGACAGTTCTAGTGTTGACACCAAAGTTCTTATTTCCTCTTAGAAAAGCCTTGTGCAAATAGCATAATTTGCTCCTGTTGACTTTTTAATGTGCTCATGGAGCCTGTTTGGGATCTGCAGGACTTCCCCTTCTGCAGTGTACACATAGGTGCACGCATGTAGTGCACATACCCAGGGCACTGGTGCCATCAAAACTTTCTCTTGTTCCTCAGCCTTCCCATTCCAGGTAAGGCCACCATTTGCGAGGCTCCCAGGCCCAGACCCTCAGGGAGGTAGTAATTGCTAAGGCTTTAATGTCCTACCCCATTAATTTTATCTTCCTTTATCTCCTGAAAAGATTAATGCTCCAAATCCTGGCACCCAACAGTCTCATGTGAAAATCTCCCCAGCGCCCCCTTGTCACACTTGTCTTCAGAGTCGCCATGAGGCAGAGAAGCCTCTAGAGTCAGCCCACGTGGGGCTGGGTGAGTGCCAACAGCAAGCAAGGGAGAGTCATAAACCGACATCCAGGTCCTTGTTCTCCACCCTTCAGCCCCTCAGCTGGCTCCTGCTTCTCCTCTGCCCATTCTATTAATATCTAGCATTtgcaccagcctggacaaaaaccTACCTTGAAAGATAGTACAAGAACCCCACACAACTCCATAGAACTTTGCTGTCTAAAAAAATTCTTTGCtgtatattatctcacttaatctccACCACTACACTGTACATAGGAGCCACAGCTCCTagacaacaaataaaaaatcctAACACTTTTCACAGCCTAACATTTTCATATGACAAAGTCAGAACTTAAACCCCAGACCTCTCGAGTCCCAGATCAGGAGAGAAAGAAACCCCGGGCAAAGAGAAACTTCTtcagaataatttgtttttctggatTATTCACACCATGGGTCAGCTCCCTACTTGAAGTGAGAACCAAGCTCCAATTTCAGTGAACCACCATCATGCTTTAACGAGGAGATTCTGTCAGCAATGTGGGGTCCCAGTGATTACACCTGAAGACGGAGACTGATAGGCCTATGTGGGGCTGGAGGAGTTCTTTTTAGGGGCTGGATAATGTCAAGAACAGGGAACAACTCCAGAGAAGGTACACACACCTTCAAACCCATCCCCTCAAGGGGAGAAAGCAGCCAGGAACTCAGACCTCAAGTGAGCCCCTTTCCCAGGGAAAACCTTCAAACCCTGCACTGAGTCCTGTGCAGTCTGGGGAAACCTTCAAACCCTGCACTGAGTCCTATGTAGACTGGGACAGAAGGTGGACAATGTAATCTCCTGGGCCCTCAACCTCCTCTTGGAGAGATGACTACCAGAACCCTCAACAGACACATCCCAGAATCTCCCCAAGGGAGATGTGCTCTACCTACCATCCCTAAGATCCCAGGGGTGTGAACCcagagggcaggtgcagtggggaaagaaggaaagagaaaggaagggacgACTGGGAGTTACTAGAGAAATCCAGGACCTGCCTTCTAGCCCTTGTTGACTTAGCAGGTGACAATccggagaagaagaggaggagggtgcGGAAGTCACACCTCTCCAAGCTTGGTTCTCATTGGCCCTTGACATCCTTAAAAGGGCCCAGCAGTTTCAGAATCCTTATTCCCTGGACCCTCTGTGGATTCTGTGGTTATAGTCACTCCACATCCCAAAGAATGAAATTCACCACTCTCCTCTTCTTGGCAGCTCTGGCTGGGACCCTGGTCTATGCTGGTGAGTATGGCCTTTCCTCTGCACCACCCCACAAGGATGCCCTCACACCTGCCTTCAcccctctgctcctctctcttGCTATTCTGGCTTCCTTACCTCTGCAAGTGACTCCTCCTCCAGTTCTCCATGTGTAGCCTCTGCACCCCACTGGCCAGGGAATCTGGAACTCTCTGGCCCCTGCCTGCCCTCCCAGCTCATCCCCTCACACACCATCGTTTATCCACTATGCCCCAGCTACACTGGCTTCTTGCAGTTCCTGTGGACCACTGCATACAGTTCAGCAGGGTGTCCCATGCACAAGGGTGCCCAGGCACAGGGTCGTAGAAGCTAAAATCTGGTCCACACTCCACTTGCCAAGCAGTGAGCCTGGCCTCTGGCTGTGTCTCTTAGAGGGAGGGGATGCCTTTTTTAATCACACAGAAGCACCATTTGGGCCATGAACATCAGGACCTTCCTTCTTGCTCTCTCTTCATCTGGAATGCTTTCCCTCTCTCTGGGTCCTCCCCCAACCAACTCTAATGTCACCTGGTCAATGATTTTTCATCTAAAAAATCTCAATTTAGATATAATTCTCCAAAAAGGCCTTCCAGGCACATGCAGAAAAAATCAGACCCCATGTGCCCTTCTCACACCAGGCTGCACGTTCCCTTCCAGCACTGTCACACCAGTCATTAAATAATTGCATAAAAGGACAGATGTAAGCTCTGTCAGGGCAAGGGTCTTGTCTGCCCTCTTCAGCGCTGCACCTCCATCTCTTAGCACAGAGCTTTGcataaattttgtattaaaagaataaagggaATAAGAGCTGGGGTCTCAACCCCAGAAATCATTCAACATGTGCCTCCATGGCCCCCACACACTGTCCTCCTCCACCACAGAGGAGCTTGAGCCCCTCTGACCATGGCCAGCTCCCTGACAGATATCTCAGGGAAGCCTCCCAAGCCAGGGGCAAGTCAGGAGGAAGGCAGTGTTCCAAGAGACATTACACTTCTCAGAGGAGAACCTGTTTCAAAAGCCGCAGAGTTAAACATCAGAGAGAGTGCCTGGGTAGACCCACTGATATGGTGGAAGGGCATGTCCAACCAAAAGGGAAATTGATTCCCTTCTATCCATGAGTGTTCCCAAGAGCTAAGCTTTGGGAATGGGAGGGGAGGGTGGCTTGGGTGGGTCCAGTTCTGTCCTTGCTCTCATCTGGCATGTTTCCTCCATTGCAGAAGATGCCTCCTCTGACTCGACAGACGTTGATCCTGCCCAGGAAGCTGAGACCTGTGAGTGCTCCTCTCACCTTCTCCAGTCCTCCTTGGGAGGATTTAACAGTTAGGGATGTGAGTGGAGGCTGGAGAAGAAGCAAGTGGGAGGAGATCTGGATTTTGCACTTGGTGAtaatggggaggggcaggtaATGTTATAAACAAGGTAGCATGGGTTGGAATGGCACAAGTCTAAGGACAAAAGAGGATGACCCAGACAGTAAGGCCAATAGGGAGCATGGGGGAAAGGTTGCTGTGAATAAAAGGGAGAGAAACAGGAGGCTAAATGGTAAGGGCAATGTCTCACATGGCATTCATACCTTCACCTGCAAACACCTCCCATTACTCCCAATTCCTTAGCAAGGTACCCATTATCTGGCCTCTAACCTCATTTTCCAACCCCATTTTCCATGACTTTCTTTTATGTCCCCACCAACATCAGCTAAACTGAACTTGCTTCCACTCCCCACACCTATCCCACACATGCCTCCGCCTGAGCTCTTACTCACTCACTGCCTGCCCCCAGGGAAGCCCCTTTGGAACATCCTCTCCTGCTAATGTCCTGCCTTCAAGATCCAGCTTCTCTATGAAGTGCTCCCAGATCCTCAACATCCCCTAGCCCAAATCCTTCCCCAACCCTGCCCACTGCCTTCCAAGAGACACACAGCATGCAGAAATCCTATCTCCTTTGAGAGGGCAGGGTTTAAACCATATCATTTCTGTATCCTGGCACCCAGCACATATTAGGTACCCTGGGGCCCTGCTACCCACTCCAAAAGAAACGAATACTTTGACTTTGCTAAAATCAGTCAATTTGTGCATTCATAGCTAAGCCTGATGAGGAGACTTCAGATCCATCACAATCTGCTTCACCCCAAGAGACAACCACAGCAGCCCAGGAGACTTCGGCAGCAGTTCAGGGGACAGCCAAGGTCACCTCAAACAGCCAGGGACTAAACCGCCTAAGTAAGTCTGTCTCTATGCCATATCAACAACCTAGAGAAGTCTCTGGCTGTAGGCCCATATTACACCTCCACACACAGAGATAAGCCTGGTAAGAAGCAGATAGACTCAAACACCTGAACACAAAGGCACAAATGGGACTGCACACTTCACCCACACACAAGGCTTCTGCAACAGTAGATGTTGCAGCCTGCACTATACGTGGTTTCTGTCCTGGCTCACACACCTTCCTATGAGAGAAGTGCTGAGGCCTTCAGCAAAACTTCCGCACTTTAGGACTTTGTATAGGGATGATGTCCTGTTGCGGGGGGCAGAGTCGGGGCGGTGGCAGGCAAGGTGGTGCAGAGTTCTCTTTAAATAAGGTGACTTTTCTGCTGATGTGATTGTTCTGCTCCAAAATTAGAATCCTTAGTGGAGAAAAGTCTCTTACTAACAGAACAAGCCTTTCAAAGAGCAGGAAAAGGAGTGCATGGAGGCGTGGAAACTGGAAAACAATTCTTTGAAAGTGAGTGAATCCCAAGGCAAGGCTTTGTGGGAATGAGAATACTCACCACCCACCATCCAGGGATGGGAGATGGGAGAGGGCTTGCCCCCATTTCCACTCTCCCATATGAGCCTTGAAATTGCCACAGCCCCTGCTGTTGAAGACCCCCTCACTTTGTGCTTTCATATGCTTCCAATTTCTCATGCGGATTCAAATTACgccctgggtgtggtggtccacacctgtaatcccagcactttgggaggccaaggcaggtggattgcctgagcccaggagttcaaggccatccgggcaacatggcaatgctccatctctacaaaaaaatacaaaaattagtcaggcatggtggcgtatgcctgtagtgccagctacttgggaggctaagacaggaggatcacctgagcccaggaggcagaggttgcagtgagccaagatcatgccactgcactccatcctgggtgacagagcgagaccttgtctcaaaaagaaaaagaacaaattcaaTGTGCCATGTTGTCTGATATTGATTCCCTTGGGGTCTAACCCCCAGCCTTCCCACAGTGGAGCCTGCTTGTAGTCTTATTGCTCCCTGCCCCTGCCAAGGTGGGGAAAAGGGTAGGTCTTTCAGGCTCTGGTCAATCTAATTTCTACCCCTCCAACTTCTGTGTAAGCCTCTCCAGGGTCTCAGTAAGTTTGGAATGCAGAAGATGGAGTTGAGGAGAAATGGAAGTGGTGGAGCTGGAGCCTGGAGTCCTAAAAGCCTCATTTATCTCATCTTTTTTTCCAGGTAGAAATGAAGCTGCACAAAAATTGCTGAAGAGATTTGGTCTAACAAAACTGTGGAACTGAGAAgctgaaaagaatgagatcactgGACTTAAAGCTTTAAATACCCTTGTAGCCCAGAGCTATTAAAATGAAAGCATCCaacttgctgtgtgactgtgCTCTGTGGGAAGGGCCGTTGAGGAAGGGCAGGGAGAAAAGCCCTCCCTGGACCAACACAAGGCGCAGGATGTTCTGGTCTAGGTCCTTGGCCAGTCACAGCCCGCCTAGAAGGCAGAGCCTCTAACAAGCCCTTTTATTCACATTGAGCCACATCCATGTGTGCTCAGCTTCCTTTGAGTCCAGATGTCACTCCAATTCTCATCCACCTCTTAGTGTTCACACATTACTCCTAGTGACATTTGAGCATttccaaaaattaaatcaaattccAAAGAACCAGGGTTTATCACCTTGAAAATAAAGCCTGAGCCATTGATACTAGAGCCACCTTTATTAGAAACTCATCTCTCCTGCCTTCTATTCGTACATTCTACATTGGGCCACAGTGGCTGGAAATGGCTAATTAGGTCAGACAATAAAGTAATGAGCCACTACAGTGATAACTGGCACTTGACTAAAAAGACCAATTGAATCCATTAAAGTTATTCTTGTGATGTGACGCATAGAAACCACTTACGACTGTGTTCTAGATGTGTGAATTATCTTCCCCAAAGGACTAAAGTCTCTCAAAGGGGTCTCAGTCACCTCTTCCTCCACTTGCATCCTTTGTTTCTCTCCACCACAGCACACAGATGAACGAGGGAACATCACTCATGACTTTGAGGAGCAAAAAAAGCAATCAGATCTCCTGCCAGACCCCTCTCCAGGGCAGGCACATGGTCTTCTGCTCTTTAACATGCCCGAAGTCATTGGTTCTAAACTGTGCTTTCCACCCCATCTTAGTTTATTTTCTGctgcttataacagaatatctaaaactggataatttataagaagcaaaatgtatttcttacagttctaaagctgggaagtccaaagtcaagggaGCACGTCTGACAAGAGCTTTCTTGCTGGCGGGGAATCTCTGCAGGGTCCCAAGCTGGAACAGGGAATTGCATAGTGAGGTGGCTGTCtgtgctagctcaggtctctcttcctcttcttagaaaGCCTACAGTCTCACTCCTGTGACAAACCGTTAATCCATTAACCCACTAATtcattaatccatgaatggattaatcgaTTCATAAGGGGAAAGACTTCATGAcccaatcattttttttcttttttttgagacaaagtcttgctctgagtcacccaggctggaatgcaatggctcaatctcagctccctgtaacctctgccacccaggttcaagcaattcttctgcctcagcctcccaaatagttgggattacaggcacctgccaccacacctggctaattttttgtatttttagtagagatgggatttcaccatgttggccaggctggtcttgaactcctgagctcaggcaatccacctcccagagtgctgggatcacaggtgtaaccGAGTCACCCAGCATAACCCAGTCACTTCTTAATAGCCCTGCCTTTCAATATTGTTACTTTAAGGATTAAGTTCCACATAAGTTTTGGAGGCGACACTCAAACTATCGCATTCTACTCCTGGCCCTCTGAAACTCATGTCCTgcttaaatataaacatattcattCCAACTCTGTAGCCCTAAAATCTTAGCTCATTCCAGCACCAACTCAAAAGTCCAGAGTCCAGAGTCTCATCTGTGAGTCTGTGAAATACAAACAAGTTACCTACTTCTAAGATACAATTGTGGTAGAAGCATAAAACAGATACTCCCATTTTGAAATGGAGAAATAGGCAAAAAGAAAGGAGTAACAGGTCCCAAggacattaaatcttaaagctggaaaataatctcttttgaccCTGTGTGTGGCCTCCCACCCACAATGGGGTGTGGGCTGGGCCCCCAAGACTTCAGGCAGCCTAACCCTTATGGCTTTGCTGGGTATAGCCCATGTGACTGCTCGTAGGGGTTGGATGAAAGCATCCAACTTACTTTCATCCTGAAGCTTTCCGAGGTGGTGCCTGAAGCTTTCCGAGGTGTGTGTTGCATGCTGCCAGTGACTGCACACTTCTGGGGTTCCAGCAGTGGTCCCACTcctacagctccactaggcattaCCCTAATGGAGACTCTGTATGGTGGCATCACTTTCATGGCTCCACTAGGTAAGGACTCTGCAGTAGCTCTGCCCCTGTGACAAGTCTTTGCCTGGGCCCCTAGGCTCTTGATGATATCCTTTGAAATCTGGGTGGAGGCTGCCAAGCTGCCACAGCTTTTGCTGTCTGCAAGCCTGTAGAATCAGCACCACCTCGACACTGCCAAGCTTTATGGCTTGTACCTTCCAAAACTGCAGCACAAGTCATAGCTAGGGTCACTTGAGGCTTGGCTAGGGCAGCCATGAAACTCTGCACTGGGGCTCCAGGAACAGAGTCCCAAGACACCACTCTGCCTTCCTAGACCTCTGGGCCTATAACAGGAGTGGCACCCtcaaagatctctgaaatgcatTTGGGTCTTTCTTCATTGTCTTGAGGAATAGCACCTGGCTCCCTTCTAGCTGTGCTAATCTTCTTGGCTACATTCCTCTTCTGAATGCACTTTTTCATTCTTCATGTGGCCATGCTGACAGTTTCCAAATCCTTACACTCTGCTTTCCTAttaatgtaaattttctttttcttttttttaggtcCCCGCTGAGGAAGGTGTCCTTTAATGGGTGAAGCTTGTGCTAGGTGAGTAAGACTTGGAGCCTGTGCTCAGACACTCTCAGTCTAATTGTTAAATAAGACATATAAATAACTTATTATACTATAAGATGTAGTGGAGCAAGACTACCCTGACAGTTGAAAGGCGGAGGGATTTATTTGGACCATAAGAATTAGGGAAGGCTACAGAGGAGGATTTTGTGCTGGGGTTTGAAGGTTGAATAAGaacttttaaaggttttttttttttgcatataaaaaaatatacactcactatgtattttttgtttttttggaagaAAGCAAAAGTCAGACCTTATATACTTGTCCTGAATAGCATTCTTCAACTGATAGCAAATAACTACTTTCCTAAATTGGACTCAAAATATGACTGGAGATTTTTGCCCTAACATGTGTAgctgtgtgcttttttttttttttttttttttgaaagaaagaaagagaaagagaaaagggggagagagaacaggagtcttgctctattgcccaggctggaatgcaatctaaaaataggtattaaaaacttcttttatgctgataattgtgcttaacagcagagacaggaaggaataaggaaagaaaataacaaacaaacagccaaccaatatttcatttaaatctgtgaaatgctgtgcaaatgctgaagagtgatttgcttccatttatgtggtcactttcaaaataggtgtaatgtgataatGAGAAAAacgtatgttctgtggacctggggtgaagaattctataaatattcactgagtttacttgttccaggtctgagttcaaatcataaatgtccctgttaattttctatctcgttgatctgtcgaatattaacaatgtggtgtcaaagtctcccgctattattgtgcgggagtccaagtctctttataagtcattgaaaacttgtcttatgtattgggtgctcctctattgggtgcatatatatttatgatcattgactcctcttgttgcattgatccttttatcattatgtaatgtccttctttgtttcttttagtctttgttactattgtaggctattttgtcagagaggaaagttacaactcctgttttttgtttgtttgttttgttttgtttctctccatttgattggtgagtcttcctccgaccttttgttttgagtctttgtgtgtccttgcttatgagatggatctggatacagagtgcagatatgttttgactttttattcaatttgcgtgtctgtgtctttgattggggcgtttgattcatttaaattcaggattgatattgatatttgtgagtttaatattgtcatttaatgctggctggctattttgccctttaggtgatatagattcttcattatggagatactctttaccttttggtaagtttttgggatgactgatactggttgttcctttctgtgtgtaatgcttctttcagaagcaggcctggtggtgatgaaatttctgagtgcttg
This window contains:
- the LACRT gene encoding extracellular glycoprotein lacritin, whose translation is MKFTTLLFLAALAGTLVYAEDASSDSTDVDPAQEAETSKPDEETSDPSQSASPQETTTAAQETSAAVQGTAKVTSNSQGLNRLKSLVEKSLLLTEQAFQRAGKGVHGGVETGKQFFESRNEAAQKLLKRFGLTKLWN